A region from the Leptolyngbya iicbica LK genome encodes:
- a CDS encoding SPFH domain-containing protein, with protein MGLFEKLTSEFVDIIEWLDQSNDTIAYRFERFQNEIKMGAKLTVRPGQKAVFVNEGQVADAFDPGMYTLSTQNMPILSTLKGFPYGFNSPFKAEVYFFNTKIFTNLKWGTSNPIAINVPDLGGTVRIRAYGTYSMRVQDPVRLLEDLVSTDGLFQIDEISDQIRNMLVSSFATWLGQSGLNFADFAANYRASGDTIRNAIQADIEEFGITLPHFLIENISLPPEVEKALDRRASINVLGNMQEYTQYQAANAIEASAENPNGGNQAVELGVGLAMGQQIVNAMQGNMATAQPAPAQPPAVAVGAPPPPMTQTQWYITRDGQNFGPFATNQLLANGLTPQSYVWRNGISGWQQAATLPELASLFPASPPPPMAQ; from the coding sequence ATGGGACTTTTTGAAAAGCTGACAAGCGAATTTGTCGACATTATCGAATGGCTGGATCAAAGTAACGACACGATCGCCTATCGCTTTGAGCGCTTTCAAAACGAAATCAAAATGGGGGCAAAACTGACGGTGCGTCCCGGCCAAAAAGCGGTTTTCGTCAATGAAGGGCAAGTCGCAGACGCTTTTGATCCTGGCATGTATACCCTCTCCACTCAAAACATGCCGATTTTGAGCACGTTGAAAGGATTTCCCTACGGGTTTAACTCGCCCTTCAAAGCCGAAGTTTATTTCTTTAACACCAAAATTTTTACTAACTTAAAGTGGGGGACGTCAAATCCGATCGCCATCAACGTGCCGGATTTGGGCGGTACGGTGCGCATTCGCGCCTATGGCACCTACAGTATGCGGGTGCAAGACCCCGTGCGTTTATTGGAAGACTTGGTGAGTACCGACGGCCTGTTCCAAATTGACGAAATCAGCGATCAGATTCGCAATATGTTGGTGTCGTCGTTTGCCACCTGGTTGGGCCAATCGGGGCTGAATTTCGCCGATTTTGCCGCCAACTATCGCGCTTCAGGCGACACCATCCGCAACGCCATTCAGGCCGATATTGAAGAATTTGGCATCACCTTGCCCCACTTCCTGATTGAAAACATTTCCCTACCGCCGGAAGTTGAAAAAGCCCTCGATCGCCGCGCTTCCATCAACGTCCTGGGCAACATGCAGGAATACACCCAGTATCAGGCCGCGAATGCGATCGAAGCCTCGGCGGAAAATCCCAATGGCGGCAATCAGGCGGTGGAACTGGGGGTCGGTCTGGCCATGGGCCAACAAATCGTCAACGCGATGCAGGGCAACATGGCGACAGCGCAACCCGCCCCGGCCCAACCGCCAGCTGTCGCTGTGGGCGCACCGCCGCCGCCCATGACTCAGACTCAGTGGTACATCACACGCGACGGACAAAACTTTGGCCCCTTTGCGACGAATCAGCTGCTCGCCAATGGTTTAACGCCGCAGTCTTACGTGTGGCGCAACGGCATCTCGGGCTGGCAACAGGCCGCTACCTTGCCCGAATTAGCCAGTCTTTTTCCGGCCTCTCCCCCACCCCCCATGGCGCAATAA
- a CDS encoding GUN4 domain-containing protein: protein MSSSIANNSSASLELLESLKGQLRDASLKQQLAALPPLIEAGDLGYQIIMDFLRTAKEQATPSIAAGRSLQWLAAIEHQEVQSFINEHFATGVVSLSPECSVDYSEIQTALIQQDFELADRLTLQKMCELAGENAIKRKWLYFTEVNLFPIIDLQTLDQLWLIYSEGKFGFSKQREIWLGVSKNWEKFWPRIAWKSDNIWTRYPGEFIWSLEAPVGHLPLTNQLRGVRVMDALMNHPAWTTTAS, encoded by the coding sequence ATGAGCAGTTCTATCGCCAATAATTCATCCGCTTCTTTAGAACTGCTGGAATCTCTGAAAGGTCAGCTCCGAGACGCATCTCTCAAGCAGCAGTTGGCGGCTTTGCCGCCGCTCATCGAAGCGGGCGATCTGGGCTACCAAATCATCATGGACTTTTTGCGTACGGCCAAAGAGCAGGCTACCCCTTCAATCGCAGCGGGGCGATCGCTGCAATGGCTAGCTGCGATCGAGCATCAAGAAGTGCAATCCTTTATCAACGAACACTTTGCCACCGGGGTAGTGAGCTTATCACCAGAGTGCAGTGTCGACTATAGCGAAATCCAAACCGCCCTAATCCAACAAGATTTTGAGCTAGCCGACCGACTCACCTTACAAAAAATGTGTGAGCTGGCAGGTGAAAACGCCATCAAGCGCAAGTGGCTCTACTTCACCGAAGTCAACCTCTTCCCAATCATCGACCTGCAAACGCTAGATCAACTCTGGCTCATCTACTCTGAAGGCAAGTTTGGTTTTTCAAAACAGCGCGAGATCTGGCTAGGGGTCAGCAAAAATTGGGAAAAGTTTTGGCCCAGAATTGCCTGGAAAAGCGACAACATCTGGACTCGTTATCCTGGCGAGTTCATCTGGAGCTTAGAAGCCCCCGTTGGGCACTTACCGCTCACGAACCAACTCCGTGGTGTACGAGTCATGGATGCGCTGATGAATCATCCAGCGTGGACAACAACTGCTAGCTAA
- a CDS encoding TIGR01244 family sulfur transferase produces MVQPKALADDFSVSPQLTEADFAELAAAGYKTVINNRPDGEEPGQLTAAAAQQLAQAQGLNYVHIPVKMPELTPAIVDQFSAAMADNPGPILAHCKSGTRSCLLWTLVAAKHNTMPLEELMQHTAQSGYDLTRMRPLIEQYINAG; encoded by the coding sequence ATGGTTCAACCCAAAGCCTTGGCAGACGATTTTTCGGTATCGCCGCAACTGACTGAAGCTGACTTTGCCGAGCTCGCCGCCGCTGGCTATAAAACCGTGATCAACAACCGCCCCGATGGTGAAGAACCGGGGCAACTAACCGCCGCCGCCGCCCAGCAACTCGCTCAGGCCCAAGGGCTGAATTACGTTCACATTCCCGTCAAAATGCCAGAACTCACGCCAGCGATCGTTGATCAATTCAGCGCGGCGATGGCAGATAATCCTGGCCCGATTTTGGCGCACTGCAAATCGGGTACCCGGAGCTGTCTGCTGTGGACGTTGGTGGCCGCTAAACATAACACCATGCCCCTGGAAGAGTTGATGCAGCACACAGCACAGAGTGGGTATGACTTGACGAGAATGCGCCCTTTGATTGAGCAGTACATCAACGCGGGATAA
- a CDS encoding GAF domain-containing sensor histidine kinase: protein MKQSISLETETYTAPRQVSPHFSPSLSQASLPSTLAPGTQLADIDFPLFEEATQTAARFLQVPVSFIGLITPETLVLKAAVGLSQLGLMNPLARTRRLSLRDSLIDTVLSTQRSLVLSDISEESPYAESCLVQEYGICSYIGIPLLTADGQCLGLLTVMDTVPHSFATEMIAFVELLARWSVSEYERHHLAIALSQSSPQAATSNSHTATTNDNLLDTVRLTLMSQLTQDMRNPLTTITGMASMLSREIYGTLTPKQREYADIVHTSSKYLLELANEVLELSGLDARMQPLQPTSVDVDMIGQHVERMLLPMLAEKNQELRFTVEPGSRVWTLDRDVVRYLLYHLLFSIIQLAGEGGTLQVHSAERDSSLNISIKMTHPWLGDGLPSLVADLHRKLEQPDQEIDLLTRLLARATGREDFTNSDSADAHDFEPRAEITQSRETLALLLSRHLIERHGGLLCLQGKPDTGYRFMITLPFLKMAATAK from the coding sequence ATGAAGCAGTCTATTTCATTAGAAACTGAAACCTACACCGCTCCGAGACAGGTTTCCCCGCATTTTTCGCCATCTTTAAGCCAGGCCAGCTTGCCCAGCACACTAGCACCGGGGACGCAGTTGGCTGATATCGACTTTCCATTATTTGAAGAAGCAACGCAAACGGCAGCTCGTTTTTTGCAGGTTCCGGTCAGTTTTATTGGTCTCATTACTCCTGAGACTCTAGTGCTCAAGGCGGCTGTTGGCCTATCTCAATTGGGGTTAATGAATCCTCTGGCTCGAACCCGTCGTTTGTCCTTACGAGACAGCTTGATCGACACTGTGTTGTCAACCCAGCGCAGTTTAGTTCTCTCAGATATTTCTGAAGAAAGTCCTTATGCCGAGTCTTGTCTAGTACAAGAATATGGCATTTGCTCTTACATTGGCATTCCGTTATTGACTGCCGACGGGCAATGTTTAGGCCTACTGACAGTAATGGACACAGTCCCACACAGCTTTGCGACAGAGATGATTGCCTTTGTAGAGTTGTTAGCTCGATGGAGTGTCAGTGAGTATGAGCGGCATCATCTCGCGATCGCATTATCACAGTCTTCACCTCAAGCGGCTACCAGTAACTCTCACACGGCCACAACCAACGACAACTTGCTCGATACGGTGCGACTGACCTTAATGAGTCAACTGACTCAAGACATGCGCAATCCGCTCACGACGATTACCGGCATGGCCAGTATGCTCAGCCGTGAAATTTATGGAACGTTGACACCCAAGCAGCGCGAGTATGCCGATATCGTCCACACCAGCAGTAAGTATTTGCTAGAACTTGCCAACGAGGTATTAGAGCTCAGTGGCTTAGATGCCCGGATGCAACCTTTGCAGCCCACCAGCGTGGATGTCGATATGATTGGCCAACATGTCGAGCGGATGCTACTTCCTATGTTGGCGGAGAAAAATCAAGAACTCCGCTTTACAGTCGAACCCGGTTCACGGGTTTGGACCTTAGACCGTGATGTTGTTAGATATTTGCTCTACCACCTGTTGTTCAGCATTATTCAATTGGCCGGCGAAGGCGGCACTCTGCAAGTTCACAGCGCCGAACGCGACAGCAGTCTCAATATCAGCATTAAAATGACTCATCCCTGGCTTGGCGATGGACTGCCTAGCTTAGTCGCCGACCTGCATCGCAAACTTGAGCAACCAGATCAAGAAATTGATTTATTAACTCGGTTGCTGGCAAGGGCGACCGGTCGAGAAGATTTTACAAATAGCGACTCTGCCGATGCCCATGACTTTGAACCGAGAGCGGAAATCACCCAGTCTCGCGAGACACTGGCCCTCTTACTCAGCCGTCATCTCATCGAACGTCATGGTGGCCTGCTTTGCTTACAGGGCAAGCCTGATACTGGCTACCGCTTTATGATTACCTTGCCTTTCTTAAAGATGGCTGCAACTGCTAAATAA
- the hemH gene encoding ferrochelatase — protein MGRVGVLLLNLGGPEQLEDVRPFLFNLFADPEIIRLPVPWLQKPLAWLISNSRAKQSQQNYSQIGGGSPLRRITEQQATALQQSLEAAGQPADIYIGMRYWYPFTEEAIARIKRDRIEELVVLPLYPQYSISTSGSSFRLLQKLWKEDPSLESIRYTVIPSWYARPGYVKAMAELIAQELDQLPDPSKGHVFFSAHGVPVSYVEENGDPYQREIEHCVDLIMQALGRSNQHTLAYQSRVGPVEWLQPYTEDAIEELAEQGVNDLVVVPISFVSEHIETLQEIDMEYREIAEEAGIETFRRVPALNTHPGFIDDMAKMVMESLESPRRLFSDVVEPDKQVKIYPQERSAWGLTPVAEVWNGRLAMVGFLALMVELISGHGPLHLVGLL, from the coding sequence ATGGGCCGTGTAGGGGTATTGCTGTTGAACTTGGGTGGGCCAGAGCAGCTGGAGGATGTGCGCCCGTTTCTGTTCAATTTGTTTGCCGATCCTGAGATTATTCGCCTCCCAGTACCCTGGCTGCAAAAGCCATTAGCGTGGCTGATTTCTAACAGTCGGGCTAAGCAGTCCCAACAAAACTATAGCCAAATCGGGGGGGGCTCTCCTCTCCGTCGCATTACCGAGCAGCAAGCCACAGCCCTACAACAGAGTTTAGAAGCGGCTGGTCAGCCAGCCGATATTTATATCGGTATGCGGTATTGGTATCCATTTACGGAGGAAGCAATCGCCCGCATCAAGCGCGATCGCATTGAAGAACTCGTTGTCTTGCCGCTCTACCCGCAATACTCCATCAGCACCAGCGGTTCTAGCTTTCGTTTACTGCAAAAGCTGTGGAAAGAAGATCCTTCTCTCGAAAGCATTCGCTACACCGTGATCCCTTCCTGGTATGCGCGTCCGGGCTATGTGAAGGCCATGGCCGAGTTAATCGCTCAAGAGCTGGATCAACTTCCCGATCCCAGTAAAGGACATGTTTTCTTTAGCGCCCATGGCGTCCCGGTTAGCTATGTCGAAGAAAATGGCGACCCCTACCAGCGTGAGATCGAACACTGCGTTGATTTAATCATGCAGGCGTTGGGGCGATCGAACCAGCACACCCTGGCCTACCAGAGTCGGGTTGGCCCCGTCGAGTGGCTGCAGCCCTACACTGAAGATGCGATCGAAGAACTCGCCGAGCAAGGCGTCAATGATTTAGTCGTCGTCCCCATCAGCTTTGTATCTGAACACATCGAGACGCTGCAAGAAATCGATATGGAATATCGCGAAATTGCCGAGGAAGCTGGTATCGAAACCTTCCGACGCGTGCCCGCCTTGAACACTCATCCGGGCTTCATTGATGACATGGCCAAGATGGTCATGGAGTCTTTAGAATCACCTCGGCGGCTCTTTTCCGATGTGGTTGAACCGGACAAGCAAGTCAAGATTTATCCACAGGAGCGATCCGCTTGGGGGCTTACTCCAGTGGCCGAAGTCTGGAACGGTCGGCTAGCGATGGTCGGTTTTTTGGCGCTAATGGTGGAATTGATCAGTGGTCATGGACCGCTGCATTTAGTGGGCTTACTGTAG
- a CDS encoding TRAP transporter substrate-binding protein: protein MKRRKFFTGATAGAATTVAIAACGQSTQSSGEGSPVVQTDETKAVEWRMASSYTPSLDTVYGGSEVFVQRVSELTNGQFQIELSAAGELVPGLEVLDAVQQGTVQAGHTNSYYYRGKNEALAFDTAVPFGLNYRQQNAWLFQAGGLELIHELLSDFNIISFPGGNSGTQMGGWWNQAIESTSDLQGLNMRIPGLGGLVMERLGVNVQNLPGGEIFQALQLGTIDAAEYVGPYDDEKLGLYQAASIYYYPGWWEPGSQYSFYFNLDAWNDLPTAYQEALKTAASEAHVNIMARYDALNPPALTSLLDQGVDLRRFSDEIMSAAQTTSFELYEELASADASYRKVFDAWKAFREDSNRWFSAAELGFNSFAFSQES from the coding sequence ATGAAGCGGAGAAAGTTTTTTACGGGGGCAACAGCTGGGGCGGCAACCACGGTTGCGATCGCAGCCTGTGGTCAGTCGACGCAGTCATCTGGCGAGGGGAGTCCCGTTGTTCAAACCGATGAAACCAAAGCGGTTGAATGGCGCATGGCATCGAGCTATACCCCCAGCTTGGATACGGTCTATGGTGGCAGCGAAGTATTTGTGCAGCGGGTCAGCGAACTCACCAATGGCCAGTTTCAAATTGAGTTGTCTGCAGCTGGGGAGTTAGTGCCGGGTTTAGAAGTCCTCGATGCAGTCCAGCAGGGAACGGTGCAAGCAGGGCACACCAACTCTTACTACTACCGGGGCAAAAATGAAGCTCTAGCTTTTGATACCGCTGTCCCTTTTGGCTTGAACTATCGTCAGCAAAACGCTTGGTTATTCCAAGCTGGCGGTTTAGAGCTCATTCATGAACTGCTGTCTGACTTCAATATCATCAGCTTTCCTGGTGGCAATAGCGGCACTCAGATGGGCGGTTGGTGGAATCAAGCGATCGAGTCAACGTCCGACTTGCAGGGCCTCAATATGCGGATTCCCGGACTGGGCGGTCTGGTGATGGAGCGGCTTGGCGTCAACGTGCAGAACTTGCCAGGGGGCGAAATCTTTCAGGCATTGCAGCTCGGCACCATTGACGCCGCCGAGTATGTAGGTCCTTACGATGACGAAAAGTTGGGCTTGTATCAAGCCGCCTCAATTTACTACTACCCTGGTTGGTGGGAACCTGGCTCCCAGTATTCCTTCTATTTCAATCTGGATGCTTGGAACGACCTGCCCACTGCTTATCAGGAAGCCCTGAAAACGGCAGCGAGTGAGGCCCACGTCAACATCATGGCTCGCTATGATGCTTTGAACCCACCAGCACTTACCTCTTTGCTTGATCAAGGGGTCGATCTGCGGCGCTTCTCGGATGAGATTATGAGTGCGGCACAGACGACATCCTTCGAGCTGTATGAAGAACTGGCATCGGCAGATGCCTCTTACCGCAAGGTATTTGATGCGTGGAAAGCTTTCCGCGAAGATTCTAACCGCTGGTTTTCAGCAGCTGAGTTGGGCTTCAACAGCTTCGCCTTTTCACAAGAGAGCTAG
- a CDS encoding NADP-dependent isocitrate dehydrogenase has product MYERITPPTIGEKITFKEGEPIVPDMPIIPFIRGDGTGVDIWPAAQAVFDAAVAAAYGTQRRIVWFKVYAGDEACEQYGQYQYLPEDTLQAIKDFGMAIKGPLTTPVGGGIRSLNVALRQINDLYACVRPCKYYAGTPSPHKSPDKLDVIVYRENTEDIYLGIEWKMGDPTCDRLIKLLNEDLIPGTPEHGKKQIRLDSGIGIKPISKFGTQRLVRRAMKHALRLPKDKQQVTLVHKGNIMKYTEGAFRDWGYELATSEFRDECVTERESWVLSNKEANPDISIEDNARKVEPGYDSLTAEKKAEACQEVEDILNSIWETHGNGQWKDKVMVNDRIADSIFQQIQTRPDEYSILATMNLNGDYLSDAAAAIVGGLGMGPGANIGDTCAIFEATHGTAPKHAGLDRINPGSVILSGVMMLEYMGWQEAADLIKKGLGAAISNREVTYDLARMMEPKVDTPLKCSEFAQAIIKHFDD; this is encoded by the coding sequence ATGTATGAACGCATAACTCCCCCCACCATTGGCGAAAAAATCACCTTCAAGGAGGGTGAGCCGATTGTTCCCGACATGCCGATCATCCCGTTCATTCGAGGCGATGGCACGGGCGTGGATATTTGGCCAGCGGCCCAAGCCGTGTTTGATGCCGCAGTGGCGGCGGCCTACGGCACCCAACGGCGCATTGTCTGGTTTAAAGTTTATGCCGGTGACGAGGCTTGTGAGCAATACGGGCAGTACCAATATTTGCCCGAAGATACCCTTCAGGCGATCAAAGACTTTGGCATGGCGATCAAGGGTCCTTTGACGACCCCCGTGGGCGGCGGTATTCGCTCGCTTAACGTGGCGCTGCGCCAAATTAATGATTTGTATGCCTGTGTGCGTCCCTGCAAGTACTACGCCGGGACTCCCTCACCGCACAAAAGTCCCGACAAGTTGGATGTGATTGTCTATCGGGAGAATACCGAAGACATTTACCTGGGCATTGAATGGAAGATGGGCGACCCGACCTGCGATCGCCTTATCAAGCTGCTGAACGAAGACTTGATTCCGGGCACCCCAGAGCACGGCAAAAAGCAGATTCGCCTCGACTCGGGCATTGGCATCAAGCCCATCAGCAAATTTGGCACCCAGCGTCTGGTGCGTCGTGCCATGAAACATGCCCTGCGATTGCCCAAAGACAAGCAGCAAGTAACCCTCGTCCACAAAGGCAACATCATGAAGTACACCGAGGGGGCTTTCCGTGACTGGGGTTACGAGTTGGCAACTTCGGAGTTTCGCGATGAGTGCGTCACCGAGCGGGAATCTTGGGTGCTGAGCAACAAAGAAGCCAACCCCGATATTTCCATCGAAGACAACGCCCGCAAGGTCGAACCCGGTTATGACTCGCTGACGGCGGAGAAAAAAGCGGAAGCGTGCCAAGAGGTTGAGGACATTCTCAACAGCATTTGGGAAACCCATGGCAACGGTCAGTGGAAAGACAAGGTGATGGTAAACGATCGCATTGCCGACAGCATTTTCCAGCAGATTCAGACGCGCCCGGATGAGTATTCCATTCTGGCGACGATGAACCTGAATGGAGACTATTTGTCGGATGCGGCAGCGGCGATCGTCGGTGGTCTCGGCATGGGACCAGGGGCCAACATCGGCGACACCTGCGCCATTTTTGAAGCGACCCACGGCACGGCACCCAAACACGCCGGACTCGATCGCATCAACCCCGGCTCAGTCATCCTCTCTGGCGTCATGATGCTGGAATATATGGGCTGGCAAGAGGCCGCAGACTTGATCAAAAAGGGGCTTGGCGCGGCGATTTCGAATCGAGAAGTCACCTATGACCTGGCTCGCATGATGGAGCCTAAAGTCGATACGCCGCTGAAGTGTTCGGAATTTGCCCAAGCCATTATCAAACACTTTGATGATTAA
- a CDS encoding sulfite exporter TauE/SafE family protein: MTPIQIGAFIIAGLFAGVLAGLLGIGGGTVLVPILITLGYSPIQAVATSSLSIIITSLSGSIQNWRMGYLDFKRVLLLGLPAVITAQIGVLVASALPQSLLLLAFALLLMLNIYLVGVRKKLAKQSASGELVGPPQAAMNPTAARILTGGIAGFLAGLLGIGGGVIMVPLQMLLLGETIKRSIQTSLGVIVLTAIASTFGHALQGNVVWVGGIILGLGGLIGAQLSTRLLPKLPDQVVSILFRTLLAVLIVYTLWQAWQQTAAT; this comes from the coding sequence TTGACCCCGATTCAAATTGGTGCGTTTATCATTGCTGGTCTGTTTGCCGGTGTGTTGGCAGGGCTGCTAGGCATTGGTGGAGGCACGGTGTTAGTCCCAATCTTGATTACGTTGGGATATTCACCCATTCAAGCCGTCGCGACCAGTAGCCTATCGATTATCATCACGTCGCTGTCTGGCAGTATTCAAAACTGGCGCATGGGTTACTTAGACTTCAAACGGGTTTTGTTGCTGGGGTTGCCAGCGGTCATCACGGCCCAGATTGGTGTATTGGTGGCCAGTGCTTTGCCCCAATCGCTGTTGCTGTTGGCGTTTGCGCTACTGCTTATGCTCAACATCTATTTGGTCGGGGTGCGGAAGAAACTGGCGAAGCAATCGGCCAGTGGCGAACTCGTCGGACCACCGCAGGCGGCCATGAACCCGACTGCGGCACGGATATTGACGGGGGGGATCGCCGGTTTTCTGGCGGGGCTGCTGGGGATTGGCGGGGGCGTGATTATGGTGCCCTTACAGATGTTGCTGCTGGGAGAAACGATTAAGCGATCGATTCAAACCAGCTTAGGGGTGATTGTGCTGACCGCGATCGCCTCTACCTTTGGGCACGCTCTGCAGGGCAACGTGGTTTGGGTCGGCGGCATTATTCTAGGATTGGGGGGATTAATTGGCGCTCAGTTGAGCACACGCCTTTTGCCGAAGTTACCCGATCAGGTCGTCTCAATTCTCTTTCGCACGTTGTTAGCGGTGTTAATTGTCTACACGCTGTGGCAAGCTTGGCAGCAAACTGCAGCCACTTAG
- the pdxA gene encoding 4-hydroxythreonine-4-phosphate dehydrogenase PdxA, whose translation MQQGFSINLSQSNLSHSPTRLRPRLAIPLGDPAGIGPEIVLKAIAHPTLHTLAQVTLVGHAPGLAKTLSSLRDTVGLDLDLSQIPLVEAAATIAGLDAIELGQPTEVTGHASFCWLNRAITGALQGEFDAVVTAPIAKSVWHAAGHLYPGQTEVLAERAEVDRFGMLFAARSPHTGWPLRCLLATTHIPLQQVPTVLTPELMTHKLDLLVACLQQDFGLSSPHIAIAGLNPHSGEAGKLGTEEVEWLQPWLTAAQQRYPQVKLTGLIPPDTMWVSAGHAWHTDRQASPFDAYLALYHDQGLIPVKLLAFDRAVNTTIGLPFVRTSPDHGTAFDIAGKGIARSDSMEAAIALAIELVQQRKHLSSREN comes from the coding sequence ATGCAGCAAGGCTTCTCGATTAACTTGAGTCAATCTAATCTTTCCCATTCCCCGACCAGATTGCGGCCTCGGTTGGCGATCCCGCTGGGAGACCCGGCAGGTATTGGCCCCGAAATTGTTTTGAAGGCGATCGCCCATCCAACGCTGCATACGTTAGCCCAGGTAACGTTGGTGGGTCATGCCCCTGGTTTAGCCAAAACTCTGAGCAGTTTGCGTGACACGGTCGGCTTAGATCTCGATCTAAGCCAGATTCCCCTAGTCGAGGCAGCAGCAACCATCGCTGGTTTGGATGCTATCGAGCTCGGCCAGCCAACAGAAGTGACGGGTCACGCGAGTTTTTGCTGGCTCAATCGGGCGATTACGGGAGCGTTGCAGGGTGAGTTTGATGCGGTCGTGACGGCACCCATCGCCAAGTCGGTGTGGCACGCAGCGGGGCATTTGTACCCAGGGCAAACAGAAGTCTTAGCCGAACGGGCCGAGGTAGATCGCTTTGGGATGTTATTCGCGGCGCGATCGCCCCACACCGGTTGGCCCTTGAGATGTTTATTAGCGACCACCCATATCCCACTACAGCAGGTGCCTACGGTGCTCACCCCCGAACTGATGACTCACAAGCTGGATTTGCTGGTGGCCTGTTTGCAGCAAGATTTCGGCTTGAGTTCACCCCATATTGCGATCGCGGGACTCAATCCGCATAGTGGCGAGGCGGGCAAGTTAGGCACTGAAGAAGTGGAGTGGCTGCAGCCTTGGCTAACGGCGGCTCAGCAGCGCTATCCCCAGGTCAAACTTACCGGGCTGATCCCCCCCGATACGATGTGGGTCAGTGCGGGCCATGCCTGGCATACCGATCGGCAGGCCAGTCCGTTTGACGCCTATTTGGCGCTTTATCACGATCAGGGGTTAATCCCCGTGAAGCTGCTAGCGTTTGATCGGGCGGTCAATACGACGATTGGGTTGCCCTTTGTGCGCACTTCGCCAGACCACGGAACTGCCTTTGACATTGCCGGAAAGGGTATTGCTCGGTCAGACAGTATGGAAGCCGCGATCGCTCTCGCGATTGAGTTAGTGCAACAACGAAAGCACCTCAGCTCTCGAGAGAACTGA
- a CDS encoding rhodanese-like domain-containing protein — translation MPTVPFAPDFSPGEIDVQTLAQRMKTGLENVQLIDVREPWEVERAAIADFINLPLSAFAEWETQIHQHFDVEQETIVMCHHGMRSAQMCQWLSQQGFTQVKNLVGGIDAYAIQVDPSISRY, via the coding sequence ATGCCGACTGTGCCGTTTGCTCCAGATTTTTCTCCCGGAGAGATTGATGTGCAAACCCTGGCCCAACGCATGAAAACTGGGCTAGAGAATGTCCAACTGATTGATGTGCGCGAGCCATGGGAAGTAGAGCGGGCCGCGATCGCTGATTTCATCAATTTGCCCCTGAGTGCCTTTGCCGAATGGGAAACTCAGATTCACCAACATTTTGATGTTGAGCAGGAAACCATTGTGATGTGCCACCATGGCATGCGATCAGCGCAGATGTGCCAGTGGCTCAGCCAACAGGGTTTTACTCAGGTCAAAAATCTAGTCGGTGGCATTGATGCTTATGCCATTCAAGTGGATCCGTCGATCTCACGTTATTAG